One genomic region from Bacteroidota bacterium encodes:
- the hisB gene encoding histidinol-phosphatase: protein MSINKDKLLFVDRDGTLIVEPKGDFRVNTLEKLDLMPFVISSLYKITKELGYKLVMVTNQDGLGTADFPEDSFYKVQNKLLKLFANEGVDFLGVHIDKTYEHEKQPTRKPGTAMLTKYMNEQYDLKNSFMVGDSWVDMKLAENLGCKSIVFNNKQLDSLSCVGFRAEDWQQIYTFLKKTG from the coding sequence ATGAGCATAAATAAAGATAAACTGCTTTTTGTAGATAGAGATGGCACTCTAATTGTGGAGCCTAAAGGAGATTTTAGGGTAAACACGTTAGAGAAATTAGACTTAATGCCATTTGTGATAAGTAGTTTGTATAAAATAACAAAAGAGCTGGGCTATAAGTTGGTAATGGTTACCAATCAAGATGGTTTGGGAACGGCTGATTTTCCTGAAGATTCTTTTTATAAAGTTCAAAACAAACTACTAAAATTATTTGCAAACGAAGGTGTAGATTTTTTGGGAGTACATATTGACAAAACGTACGAACACGAAAAGCAGCCTACGCGCAAGCCGGGCACCGCTATGTTAACCAAATACATGAATGAGCAATATGATTTGAAAAATTCTTTTATGGTTGGAGATAGTTGGGTAGATATGAAGCTTGCGGAGAACCTGGGGTGCAAGTCGATTGTTTTTAACAATAAACAGCTCGATTCCTTGTCGTGTGTTGGTTTTAGAGCAGAGGATTGGCAGCAGATATATACGTTTCTTAAAAAAACTGGTTAA
- a CDS encoding thymidylate synthase has product MQQYHDLMRHVLATGAKKTDRTGTGTVSVFGYQMRYNLADGFPLVTTKKLHLKSIIHELIWFLKGDTNIKYLKDNNVSIWDEWADENGNLGPVYGHQWRSWPTPDGGHIDQITQVIEQIKKNPDSRRLIVSAWNVADINKMKLPPCHAFFQFYVADGKLSCQLYQRSADIFLGVPFNIASYAILLLMVAQVCNLQPGEFVHTLGDAHLYSNHIEQANLQLTRDLKPLPTLKLNPDVKNIFDFKFEDFTLENYNPHPHIKAVVAV; this is encoded by the coding sequence ATGCAACAATACCACGATTTAATGCGCCATGTTTTGGCAACTGGTGCAAAAAAGACAGATAGAACCGGAACAGGAACCGTAAGCGTTTTTGGATACCAAATGCGTTACAATTTGGCAGATGGATTTCCGCTTGTAACAACAAAAAAATTACATTTAAAATCAATTATACACGAGTTGATTTGGTTCTTGAAAGGAGACACCAATATAAAATACTTAAAAGATAATAATGTAAGTATTTGGGATGAGTGGGCAGATGAGAACGGGAACTTAGGTCCGGTATATGGCCACCAGTGGCGCTCCTGGCCAACACCAGATGGCGGACACATAGATCAAATAACACAAGTAATAGAACAGATAAAAAAAAATCCTGATTCTAGGCGATTAATTGTAAGTGCATGGAATGTGGCAGACATAAACAAAATGAAGCTGCCTCCGTGCCATGCGTTTTTTCAATTTTATGTGGCTGATGGAAAATTGTCTTGCCAGTTGTATCAGCGAAGTGCCGATATTTTTTTAGGTGTGCCATTTAACATTGCATCGTATGCTATTTTATTGCTGATGGTAGCGCAAGTATGTAATTTGCAGCCCGGAGAATTTGTGCATACGCTTGGCGATGCGCATTTGTATTCGAATCACATAGAGCAAGCAAATTTGCAATTGACAAGAGATTTAAAACCATTGCCAACGTTGAAGTTGAACCCTGATGTCAAAAATATTTTTGATTTTAAGTTCGAAGATTTTACGTTAGAAAACTACAATCCACATCCGCATATTAAGGCTGTTGTTGCTGTTTAA